Genomic window (Candidatus Effluviviaceae Genus I sp.):
AGATGATCATGAACCCGAAGCGCTCGATGCTGAGGTACGCGATCGCCATGCGCGTCGGGAGCGAGGCCGCCACGAGCCGTGAGCCGTCGAGCGGCGGGATCGGAAGCAGGTTGAACAACGCGAGGAACAGGTTGATCGCTGCCCCGGCGAACCCGAGGTAGCCGAGCCACACGGGTCCGTTCTGCGCGACGACCAGCTTGTAGAGCGCCACGTAGACGATGACCTGGAGCAGGTTCGCGACGGGGCCCGCGAGCGCGGTCACGGCGAAGTCGCGCAGGGGATCGCGGAACCGCCGGATGTCGATGGGCACGGGCTTCGCCCAGCCGATGACGAACGGCGAGCCGGTGAGGATCAGGAACCCCGGGATGACGATGCTCCCGAAGAGGTCGATGTGCGGAAGCGGGTTGAGCGTGATGCGGCCGAGGCGGCGCGCCGTCGGGTCGCCGCGCTTCTCGGCGATCCAGCCGTGCGCGACCTCGTGGATGATGATGGCGAACATGAGCACGAAGATCCTGATGACGATCTGCACGACCCTGGGCAGCCCCGGCATCATCCCCCCTACTCTCGTTCCATCCACGAGTCCACGAGCGGCACGACGTCCCCGAACCTCCGCACGACCGGGCAGTCCACGGCGCCGTATGCGCCGACGGGATCGAAGAGCACGGGCGCCATCCCCGCGGCCCGCGCGCCGACGACGTCCACCTCGTAGTAGTCGCCGACGTACACGACGTCCGCCGCGCCGAGGCCCGCGCGACCGAGGGCCATCCTGAAGATCCCGGGGTCCGGCTTGCTCACGCCCACGACGGCCGAGTCGATCACGAAGTCGAAGTGGTCACGGATGCCGATCTCGCCGAGGCGCCGCTCCAGCCTCCCATCGGAGTTCGAGACGATCCCGACCGCGAGCCCGCGGCGCCTGAGCGCGCCGACGGTGTCCTCGAGCCCCTCGACGGGCACCTTCCAGATGCCGAGCCCCTCGTCATTGGCCGCGCGGGTCCGCTCGATCGCCCCGGCCAGGGCGTCGGCCGGCACGCCCAGCCGCTCGTAGAACGGGGTGTAGTACACCGACCAGTAGCGGATGACGCCCCCGTTCGAGGACTCGGCGACGGCGCGCTCGAACGCCGTCCGCGCCCGCGCCTCCGCCGTTACGACGTCGTCCAGGCGCACACCGGCGCCCGCGCCCGCCGCGACGGCGATGTCCCGGTAGATGTCGTAGTCGGGGAAGACGACCGTGTTCCCCGCGTCGAAGAAGACACCCCTGATCATGACGCTCCGATTCGGCAGGAGCCGGACCTTCCGTTCCCCGTCGATCTAGTTTCCGTCCGGCGCAGCGAGCGCCCGCAGAGCGGCGTCGCCGCTGCTGAGCGCGTGGAGCCACGCGTTCCTGAAGTGCCCGATGGCGTCCTGCCCGTAGCGTGACATCGGCATCGCGGCCGACCTGCCGGCCGCGAGCGCCGCGCGGGACTCGCGGGCGGAGAGCAACGCGGACTGCATGAGCATGTTGTTCCGCATCCTGACAGCCGCCCGCTGGACGGCCTCGTCGCGCCTCCGCTGGGAGTCCTCCTTGCGATACCCTTCAACGGCCTTGTAGTGGTCCTCGAGCCTGTCCGCCGCGCCGGCGACCGCCGCGGACGCGTACTCGGTGGCGCGCTCCGCCAGCAGCCGTTCGGCCTCGACGACGAGCGCGAGGCCGGCCCCGATGCGCCGCTTCGTCTCCGCGGGGTACGCCGTTCTGCCTTCGTCGAGCACCTGCCGGTTCAGCCAGACCACAAGCTCCGCGTCGTCCCTGAGGACCGTCCACGGGATGTGCGCCACCCCGGTCGCCTCGACCTCGACCGCTTCGAGCGCCTGCTGCGTCGCGGCCGCCGTTCGGAGCGCGGTCGTGAGGTCGGCGAAGACGGCGTTCGCCGCGAGGAGCGCGTCCACCGAGCCGTCGACCTGGCTCGCCCACCGCAGCGCGTCGTCCGTGATGGTCTTCACGGCGGCCCAGGGCTGGGCGAGGGCGGACGGGCTCTGTGCGCGAAGCGCGACCGCAAGGTCCCCCAGCGCCGACGCCTCCTCCTGGGCCTGGTCCGCAACCGTCGTGAGCTCGGACACGAGCCGATCGAGGTCGAGCCACGCGCTGGCCATCGGCTCGTACTCCTCGCGGCTCATCGCCGCCTTCGACGCGTCCGATCGCGCGCTGAGCGCCGTTCCGATCCTGCCCGCCGAGGCGCCGAGCGCGCCGAGGCG
Coding sequences:
- a CDS encoding site-2 protease family protein: MMPGLPRVVQIVIRIFVLMFAIIIHEVAHGWIAEKRGDPTARRLGRITLNPLPHIDLFGSIVIPGFLILTGSPFVIGWAKPVPIDIRRFRDPLRDFAVTALAGPVANLLQVIVYVALYKLVVAQNGPVWLGYLGFAGAAINLFLALFNLLPIPPLDGSRLVAASLPTRMAIAYLSIERFGFMIIFALMFLGVLDPVFNVFWRLFLAIVS
- a CDS encoding HAD-IA family hydrolase, coding for MIRGVFFDAGNTVVFPDYDIYRDIAVAAGAGAGVRLDDVVTAEARARTAFERAVAESSNGGVIRYWSVYYTPFYERLGVPADALAGAIERTRAANDEGLGIWKVPVEGLEDTVGALRRRGLAVGIVSNSDGRLERRLGEIGIRDHFDFVIDSAVVGVSKPDPGIFRMALGRAGLGAADVVYVGDYYEVDVVGARAAGMAPVLFDPVGAYGAVDCPVVRRFGDVVPLVDSWMERE